In Cydia pomonella isolate Wapato2018A chromosome 1, ilCydPomo1, whole genome shotgun sequence, one genomic interval encodes:
- the LOC133526908 gene encoding uncharacterized protein LOC133526908, with translation MSRLYALLVLVAFESLVCADTSLGLCNRYKTFCECVPAAHPSWTIVNCTVPRDQTIDVLEGDLPESTTDLIVTGAESVLFGANSLAKLQDARHIYLSGNRVVLMRKFAAINLNVISVYLEIEKSDILRIEESTFSNIKGPLSVAIRDCDYVKLEGAAFSWLLTMSISNVRQLQLNSRAFKLDRSAANVGEHGPGMTIELKNLTVPEFPEEAFGSSAAGITMEGIEVRALKTRSFSANTYNTVLAVNCSFFLIESDAFAQKSLINNLHFYGCRIHQIATKAFLSAIANLNISHTRFEIIDTGAINATIVAVVIQDSKFNKFMEKGFVISSWNKIQMERNSFDELPTHAVVATSASVKELVFSENEIETANAESLMFIGHAYANSAQNVIYKNNYFGTPCHCNITPWLVKVLDVSTGDAFIPQSYCTVDEFFARCFNEPEQNMLFKKFLDSVCSKDPSIKCEQYRSKNNGNAVEIKNPRFPHKSNSQNGLSDRDKKVIGIVIVTALGCAIIAMFVSFIRWMRRKGYCVTVKNFLISSNSSCGTFCDRFCACGMNSGLDNAGSISQLSVNEYSERHRLNEPRAQDLIQETTLPDMYTEQVVPVEDKTTQTLPEELTKELLETLKEKLEDPENYVEAREMIEHLYELIKVEESCNTNTPTSMPVDENIYELPFQNTTPRIGKNKKQMISVGTRTPSLDKLTPLSPYNRQTALAHEYFEPKDFAVHLYAEIANCDKDKKSLLGVMPDVVGEQAVPRGPYLRAVREKIHSSAPTASLSKSLSNSASSPQHSSTIKSNKSTASNSSGKMINRPLPEKPISLDPGEGTSFKHG, from the exons acaatAGACGTTTTGGAAGGAGATTTGCCCGAATCCACGACTGACCTCATAGTGACGGGAGCAGAAAGTGTCCTTTTTGGCGCGAACTCCTTGGCGAAACTACAAGATGCGAGGCATATTTACCTATCTGGTAATAGAGTCGTGCTGATGAGGAAGTTCGCTGCTATCAATCTCAACGTCATCAGCGTGTACCTTGAAATTGAGAAGAGCGACATCCTGCGTATAGAGGAAAGCACCTTCAGTAATATCAAAG GGCCTCTGTCGGTAGCCATCAGAGATTGCGACTACGTTAAACTGGAAGGAGCAGCGTTTTCCTGGCTACTGACCATGAGTATTTCTAATGTTCGACAACTACAACTGAACTCTAGAGCCTTTAAGCTCGACCGCTCAGCGGCCAACGTCGGAGAGCACGGACCAGGAATGACG ATCGAGTTAAAAAACCTCACAGTACCGGAGTTTCCTGAAGAGGCATTCGGGTCTTCTGCTGCTGGAATTACTATGGAGGGCATTGAAGTTCGTGCGCTGAAGACCAGATCATTTTCAGCGAACACTTATAACACAGTGTTGGCGGTCAATTGCTCATTTTTTCTTATAGAAAGCGATGCCTTTGCCCAAAAGTCCCTTATCAACAACCTTCACTTCTACGGGTGCAGAATACATCAAATAGCAACAAAAGCATTCTTATCAGCTATCGCTAACCTGAATATTTCTCATACAAG ATTTGAAATTATCGACACGGGGGCCATAAACGCTACTATTGTTGCGGTCGTAATTCAGGACAGCAAGTTTAACAAGTTCATGGAAAAAGGCTTCGTTATTTCTTCCTGGAACAAAATTCAAATGGAACGTAACAGTTTCGACGAACTACCCACACATGCTGTAGTGGCTACAAGCGCATCTGTAAAAGAACTGGTGTTTTCTGAAAATGAAATAGAGACAGCCAACGCCGAGAGTCTGATGTTTATCGGCCATGCTTACGCTAATTCTGCCCAAAATGTAATctataaaaacaattacttcggTACACCATGCCATTGTAACATAACTCCATGGCTTGTGAAAGTGTTGGATGTGAGCACGGGAGATGCCTTTATTCCGCAAAGTTACTGTACCGTCGATGAATTTTTCGCTCGATGTTTCAACGAACCAGAACAAAACATGTTATTCAAGAAATTTTTGGATAGCGTTTGTAGTAAAGACCCTAGCATTAAATGTGAGCAATATAGGAGTAAAAACAATGGAAATGCGgttgaaattaaaaatccaAGGTTTCCTCACAAAAGTAACAGTCAAAACGGTTTGAGTGATAGAGATAAAAAAGTGATCGGTATAGTTATAGTTACCGCTTTGGGATGTGCAATAATTGCAATGTTTGTAAGCTTTATAAGGTGGATGAGGCGAAAAGGGTACTGTGTTACAGTGAAAAATTTTTTAATATCGTCAAACTCGTCATGTGGAACTTTTTGCGATAGATTTTGTGCCTGCGGTATGAACTCTGGACTTGACAACGCAGGTTCTATTTCCCAATTATCAGTAAACGAATATTCCGAACGTCATCGATTAAATGAACCTCGAGCGCAAGACTTAATTCAGGAGACTACTCTACCCGACATGTACACAGAACAAGTGGTACCTGTTGAAGACAAAACCACGCAAACATTACCAGAAGAACTGACGAAGGAGCTTTTAGAAACTTTAAAAGAGAAATTAGAAGATCCTGAAAACTATGTTGAAGCTCGTGAAATGATAGAACATTTGTATGAATTAATCAAAGTTGAAGAGAGTTGCAATACTAACACACCAACCTCGATGCCTGTTGATGAAAACATATACGAACTACCATTCCAAAATACTACGCCACGGATTGGCAAAAACAAGAAACAGATGATCAGTGTCGGTACAAGAACACCTTCGCTAGATAAATTAACACCTCTTTCTCCATATAACAGGCAGACAGCGCTAGCTCACGAATACTTCGAACCTAAAGATTTTGCGGTTCATTTATATGCCGAAATAGCCAACTGCGATAAGGATAAAAAGTCGTTATTGGGTGTCATGCCTGATGTTGTCGGTGAGCAAGCTGTACCTCGCGGACCGTATCTACGAGCTGTTCGCGAAAAAATACACTCATCGGCCCCCACTGCTTCTCTGAGTAAATCCTTAAGCAATTCGGCAAGTAGTCCGCAACACTCATCCACTATAAAATCAAACAAGTCAACAGCATCTAACTCATCTGGAAAGATGATCAATCGACCACTGCCCGAAAAGCCCATAAGTTTAGACCCCGGCGAGGGTACGTCTTTCAAACATGGGTGA